A stretch of the Campylobacter sp. 19-13652 genome encodes the following:
- a CDS encoding glucose-6-phosphate isomerase has translation MVKTTLKFNTAKSEHIAAYAARVNDEYEKGEVGYYHLPSLSASLLPSISELNKSLGSGIDTVVLVGVGGSALGVRAIEFMLPECLSKELKIIDNLDEVSIRSALEGVNFNSTLFIISSKSGTTLETITIFKYILNKFKPNSLKDNFIFITDKGTPLDDLASKNGARVFFIPHNVGGRFSVLSAIGLVPLGLCGVDIAGLLEGAKACAKRYIDDGDMSLIAKAHHYATHRHARINVIFSYSDRFEKFNEWYVQLWAESLGKRQGHKRVGLTPVGLIGSKDQHSFLQLIMDGAKDKSVTFLRIKEHIKHGLSAPNVNIDGLRLEDLAQSDFAGNFSVGELLNLQADATTMALVQEGLSVDEIELDRLDEWHIGWLIYYYELLTSATGILLGINPYDQPAVEIGKRILRLLAQKRNLS, from the coding sequence ATGGTAAAGACAACTCTTAAATTTAACACCGCAAAAAGTGAGCATATCGCTGCGTATGCCGCTAGAGTAAATGATGAGTATGAAAAGGGTGAGGTGGGGTATTATCATCTGCCGTCTTTGAGTGCGTCGCTGCTACCTAGCATATCAGAGCTTAATAAAAGCCTAGGAAGCGGGATAGATACGGTGGTACTTGTGGGTGTTGGAGGGAGTGCGCTTGGTGTTAGGGCGATTGAGTTTATGCTCCCTGAGTGCTTAAGCAAAGAGTTAAAAATAATAGATAATCTTGATGAGGTGAGCATAAGAAGTGCGCTTGAAGGCGTAAATTTTAACTCCACGCTTTTTATCATAAGCTCAAAATCAGGCACGACGTTAGAGACTATTACTATTTTTAAATATATTTTGAATAAATTTAAACCAAATAGCCTAAAAGATAATTTTATATTTATAACAGATAAAGGCACTCCGCTTGATGATTTAGCTAGTAAAAACGGCGCTCGTGTGTTTTTTATACCGCATAATGTAGGTGGGCGATTTAGCGTGCTAAGTGCGATAGGGCTTGTGCCTTTGGGGCTTTGTGGAGTGGATATTGCTGGGCTATTAGAGGGTGCTAAGGCGTGCGCTAAACGCTACATAGATGATGGTGATATGAGCCTAATCGCGAAAGCTCACCACTACGCCACACATCGACATGCGCGCATAAACGTGATTTTTAGCTATTCTGATAGGTTTGAGAAATTTAATGAATGGTATGTGCAGCTTTGGGCTGAAAGTCTGGGTAAAAGGCAGGGGCATAAAAGAGTGGGGCTTACGCCTGTAGGGCTTATAGGCAGTAAAGACCAGCATAGCTTTTTGCAGCTTATAATGGACGGTGCAAAGGATAAAAGCGTAACTTTTTTGCGTATTAAAGAGCATATTAAGCATGGGCTAAGTGCGCCTAATGTAAACATTGATGGGCTTAGATTAGAGGATTTGGCTCAGAGTGATTTTGCTGGCAATTTTAGCGTAGGCGAGCTTTTAAATTTACAAGCTGACGCTACTACTATGGCTTTGGTGCAAGAGGGGCTAAGTGTCGATGAAATCGAACTTGATAGGCTTGATGAGTGGCACATAGGCTGGCTTATTTATTATTATGAGCTACTAACCTCTGCTACTGGCATACTTTTAGGCATTAATCCATACGACCAGCCAGCCGTAGAGATAGGAAAGAGGATATTAAGGCTACTTGCGCAAAAAAGAAATCTATCATAG
- a CDS encoding F0F1 ATP synthase subunit C, with protein MKKIVFLLFALCGFAFGADEQVANEMLKAYSVIAAGVGLGLAALGGAIGMGHASSATILGTARNPGLGGKLMTTMFISLAMIEAQVIYALVIALIVLFSNPYL; from the coding sequence ATGAAAAAGATTGTATTTTTACTTTTTGCCCTTTGTGGCTTTGCTTTTGGCGCTGACGAGCAAGTAGCAAACGAGATGCTAAAAGCTTACTCAGTTATCGCTGCTGGCGTAGGTCTAGGTCTAGCGGCACTTGGTGGCGCTATCGGTATGGGACACGCTTCATCAGCTACAATCCTAGGTACAGCTAGAAATCCAGGTCTTGGCGGCAAGCTAATGACAACGATGTTTATATCACTTGCGATGATTGAAGCTCAGGTTATTTACGCTCTTGTTATCGCTCTTATAGTGCTATTCTCTAACCCTTATCTATAA